A region from the Selenomonas sp. oral taxon 920 genome encodes:
- a CDS encoding MobA/MobL family protein yields the protein MALYHFTVKNDKRPKTKTQIPAVEHSDYINREGKYKNADERQPQSMDNVISSNRKLDAIDGRTVLLYSSPYGKITNTEKGIAVTDDPSYDTISMALMVAKETMDEPLSVNGSLAFKAKCIHAAVLADLPITFKDSNMQSVLDKKRKEKQDERERFREQGGRVIIRKNIPKPDIDENQRGNAETVTIGTLPTMRQLPKLPVDGTRSEDAALLVSSDESGQLGHDGDTRNPPVRWDLSDGREQYARRTARRILDNIESNMDAIYAQRHVEYINREKAFSERGDCVYKQHHLPKWAKDSPSVFFRAADRYSPKNAARYKELEFALQNELTLEQNLEIVNRFIQENLPDHYYTLAVHDKIGAMSDGTHNLHVHLVFSTRLIDEVEKKKERKRSAYFRYPLRDNVKEKTEDAMRSHGAPIDRKWSDRTYVPHLRASYEEIVNSVLERYGYSARIDHRSLKAQEQEARMNGDIVLANLLHRIPEEHISKHGVLEESNPQVQRIKKYRIHKKEYQDLLFAAELVAHGIEEDERKEKTGRLKKNIKAVVSSNEFIESENDANSHIGELRDSFVEAVHAHEHLQRMLVSAEDARENAKLEYMTPEEKETYQAYKKLLSDIQRWTDFKENLSEPKNPTNEELAAYRQLLPALDEKLSNLQQEKALLQDKIDELEIRLQNTDIQKQIQLITHKTLQANVKIRKELAKAEQNLEISIRALEQGLFSETHAENQQDTYTTHQLYSIIRKRFYGYKKEVERLQKQLDAAKKKVLSMDRALQMASNIYTKGGLKKLREDLRSLKKKEGYLQSDQAKLEQDIAAFRKLPTPPSTDRDLYAEYQERYSALASRRDELNQRIHDLANQKIELEQRKKRLAAQIDSPQGKAKIKDIALGIMKKNAPYQEQYDTLQGRLERATGKMNRAKVQMEALAKAVQKDKGNTQRYKVAAPVKAKDMPSIIAEAVSGNSHYASLVATMRDDNRALKTWTLMSEAAKAEEANKRYYQDL from the coding sequence ATGGCTTTATATCATTTTACGGTCAAAAATGACAAGCGCCCCAAGACAAAGACACAGATTCCGGCCGTCGAACATTCCGACTATATTAACCGCGAGGGAAAATATAAAAATGCAGATGAACGCCAGCCGCAAAGCATGGATAATGTTATATCCTCAAATCGCAAACTGGATGCGATCGACGGACGAACCGTTTTGCTTTATTCCAGTCCATATGGAAAAATCACCAATACGGAAAAAGGGATTGCAGTCACGGATGATCCATCCTATGACACAATCTCAATGGCGCTCATGGTAGCAAAAGAGACCATGGACGAGCCTCTGAGCGTGAATGGCAGTCTTGCCTTCAAAGCAAAATGTATCCATGCTGCTGTTTTGGCCGATCTGCCAATTACCTTCAAAGATTCAAATATGCAGAGCGTCCTCGACAAGAAGCGAAAGGAGAAACAGGATGAGCGAGAACGATTTAGAGAACAAGGTGGACGAGTTATCATCCGCAAGAACATTCCAAAGCCCGACATTGACGAAAATCAGCGTGGAAATGCCGAGACTGTTACCATCGGAACCTTACCCACAATGCGTCAACTGCCCAAACTCCCTGTGGATGGCACTCGATCAGAGGACGCTGCGTTGCTGGTGTCAAGTGATGAGAGTGGTCAGCTGGGACACGACGGAGACACACGCAATCCCCCTGTGCGATGGGATCTATCTGACGGACGAGAACAGTACGCTCGAAGAACCGCAAGACGAATCCTAGACAACATCGAAAGCAACATGGATGCGATATACGCACAGCGCCATGTTGAGTACATCAACCGAGAAAAAGCATTTTCGGAGCGCGGCGATTGCGTCTATAAGCAGCACCATCTTCCCAAATGGGCGAAGGATTCGCCCAGCGTCTTTTTTCGAGCAGCAGACCGTTACTCTCCAAAAAACGCAGCACGATATAAGGAGCTCGAATTTGCTCTGCAAAACGAATTGACCTTGGAGCAAAACCTAGAGATTGTGAATAGATTCATCCAAGAGAACCTGCCGGATCATTACTATACGCTCGCCGTACATGATAAAATCGGCGCGATGTCTGACGGGACACATAATCTTCATGTTCATCTGGTGTTCTCCACCCGTCTGATTGACGAAGTAGAAAAAAAGAAAGAGCGGAAGCGATCCGCTTACTTTCGCTATCCGCTGCGTGATAATGTAAAGGAAAAAACCGAAGATGCGATGCGCAGCCATGGAGCGCCTATCGACCGCAAATGGTCAGATCGCACCTACGTCCCACATTTGCGGGCATCTTATGAAGAAATCGTAAACTCTGTACTAGAGAGATATGGATACAGCGCAAGAATAGACCATCGCAGCCTAAAAGCGCAAGAACAGGAAGCCCGCATGAATGGGGATATTGTTCTTGCCAATCTCTTGCACCGTATCCCGGAGGAGCACATCAGCAAGCACGGTGTGCTTGAGGAGAGCAATCCGCAGGTGCAGCGGATTAAGAAATACCGCATCCACAAGAAAGAGTATCAAGATTTACTGTTTGCGGCCGAACTTGTCGCCCACGGCATAGAGGAGGATGAGCGAAAAGAGAAGACGGGACGGCTCAAGAAAAATATCAAAGCGGTCGTATCATCGAACGAGTTCATCGAAAGTGAAAACGACGCCAATTCACATATTGGCGAACTCCGAGACAGCTTCGTTGAAGCCGTCCATGCACATGAGCACTTACAGCGGATGCTGGTGTCTGCCGAGGATGCACGCGAAAACGCAAAACTCGAGTATATGACGCCGGAGGAGAAAGAAACCTATCAAGCGTATAAGAAGCTTCTGTCGGACATCCAGCGTTGGACAGATTTTAAGGAAAACCTGTCAGAACCTAAAAATCCGACAAACGAAGAGCTAGCTGCATATCGGCAGCTATTGCCCGCGCTCGATGAAAAGCTGTCGAACCTCCAGCAGGAAAAAGCCCTGCTTCAGGACAAAATAGATGAACTGGAAATTCGATTGCAGAATACAGATATACAGAAACAGATTCAGCTCATCACGCACAAGACGCTGCAGGCCAATGTCAAAATACGCAAAGAGCTGGCGAAGGCCGAGCAAAACCTGGAAATATCCATACGCGCGCTGGAGCAAGGCTTATTCTCGGAAACACACGCTGAAAATCAGCAAGACACCTATACAACGCATCAGCTCTATTCCATCATACGAAAGCGATTTTACGGCTATAAGAAGGAAGTGGAGCGACTGCAAAAACAGCTGGACGCAGCAAAAAAGAAGGTCTTGTCTATGGATCGCGCATTACAGATGGCAAGCAACATCTACACAAAGGGCGGTCTGAAAAAACTGCGCGAGGATCTGCGCAGCCTGAAAAAGAAGGAAGGCTACCTGCAAAGCGATCAGGCGAAACTAGAGCAAGACATCGCAGCGTTTCGCAAGCTGCCGACGCCGCCCTCTACGGATCGCGACCTGTACGCAGAATATCAAGAACGGTACAGCGCCCTCGCCTCACGGCGTGACGAGCTGAATCAACGGATCCATGACCTGGCAAATCAAAAAATCGAGCTGGAGCAGCGGAAGAAACGACTGGCCGCTCAGATCGACTCGCCGCAAGGGAAGGCCAAAATCAAAGATATTGCGCTTGGTATCATGAAGAAAAATGCTCCCTATCAAGAGCAATATGATACGCTGCAGGGACGCCTGGAACGAGCAACAGGAAAAATGAACCGTGCAAAGGTGCAAATGGAGGCGCTGGCCAAAGCGGTACAAAAAGATAAGGGCAACACACAGCGTTATAAAGTAGCTGCACCCGTAAAAGCCAAAGACATGCCTAGCATTATCGCCGAAGCAGTGTCCGGAAACTCACACTATGCGAGTTTGGTCGCAACGATGCGGGAT